In Nostoc sphaeroides, the genomic window GACTGTGAGATGATTTTCTTCAGCAACTTCTTGAGTAAGTTCGAGGGGGAATCCGTAGGTGTCATAAAGGGTAAATGCACTTTCACCGCTAATTTGAGTTTCCCCTTGCTGTTTCACCTCTTGGATAATTTCTTCTAGGAGTTTTTCGCCTCTATCCAGAGTTCTGAGAAAATTCGATTCTTCCCGTTGCAACTCAGCTTTAATTGCTGCTTCCCGTTGGCGCACATTGGGGTAAGCTGATTCAGAAAGAGCGATCGCAGTTTCGGCAACTTGAGTAGTAAATTCGCCAGAAATCCCAATTAATCGCCCATGACGCACCACGCGCCGAATTAACCGCCGCAGCACATAACCCCTTCCCACGTTGGAGGCGCGAATTTCATCGGCAATCATGTGGACAACAGAACGAACGTGATCGCCAATAACTTTTAGAGAAACTTTGGTTTTCTCATCACTTTTGTGGTAATCAATGCCAGCAATTTGCGCTGCTGTTTGGATAATTGGAAAAATCAGGTCAGTTTCGTAGTTATTGGGCACTTTTTGGAGGATTTGCGCCATTCTCTCCAAACCCATGCCGGTGTCGATGTTCTTGTTTTGCAGTGGCGTTAAATTCCCGGAAGCATCCCGGTTATATTGCATGAAGACGAGGTTGTAAAACTCGATGAACCGGGAATCATCTTCTAAATCTATATTTTCGTCACCGCGTTCTGGGTGGAAGTCGTAATAAATTTCTGAACAAGGGCCACAAGGGCCAGTTGGGCCAGATACCCAAAAGTTATCGTCTTCGCCCAAGCGTTTAATTCTCGCTACCGGCACACCGATTTGATCGCGCCAAATGCCAAAGGCTTCATCATCTTCTTTAAAAACGCTGACGACGAGATTTTGAGGCGAGAAGCCAAAGACTTGTGTAGAGATTTCCCAACCCCAAGCGATCGCTTGTTCTTTAAAATAATCACCAAAGCTGAAATTGCCCAGCATCTCAAAAAATGTGTGATGCCGTTTAGTGCGTCCGACATTTTCGATATCGTTGGTACGGATACACTTTTGTGAAGTTGTAGCCCGCTTAAATTCTGGTGTGCGCTGCCCTAAGAATATCGGCTTAAATGGTAGCATCCCCGCGATCGTCAGCAGCACGGTTGGGTCTTCTGGCACGAGGGAGGCACTTGGGAGAATTTGGTGATTCCGTTGTGCAAAGAAGTCGAGAAATATGTTGCGAATTTCGTTACCGCTTAAGTACTGGGGATTTGAAGACATAGGTATTTTTAACTTTAGACTTGGGCGTAGCGGCAGTAGATAGATGTATTTTCATAAATAGCTTTATATATTCTTGCATTTTGTTTCATATTACTGCCAACAAATTGTGCCAGTCGATGAGCAATATCCAGTGATTAGGACGCTTTTACACCATAACCCGACTCTGGCAGAATGCGCGTAGGCGTAGCCCGTCGTAGACATCGCATTTTGGTCTTTAAGATTAATCCTTAAGAAATACTTTAAAATTCCCATACTAGGGTAACAAATAGCACTAAAACTGAAAGTATCAAATATTGCTTGTGAGGGATGTGCAGAAATACTGACTAAATCCATCACTTTATAGAACCTGAGGCGAAGATGGATATCGATGTTAGGGAACTCCAAAAAATAAATTATTCCACATTAAAGTCGTTGACTGTTGACTGTTGACTGTTGACTGAAAACTCGTGAACCGTCAACGGTCAACAGTGAACAATAGCAAAAGTCGTTGACAGTTTACAGTTGACAGTTGACTGAAAACTCGTGAACCGTCAACGGTCAACAGTGAACAATAGCAAAAGTCGTTGACAGTTTACAGTTGACAGTTGACTGGAAACTCGTGAACCGTCAACGGTCAACAGTGAACAATAGCAATGGAATATTTTTTTACTTGGAAGTCCCTTAATGCTAAAACTGTCACATTGGAATCCGCAGCTTCTGAGGAGTCAATCAAACAGGTAATTGTTACTGCTGGTTATGCTGTTAAGGGTTATTGATCAGGTTCTAGCTTTTCACAGAAGTTGAGATTTTCATATTTTAGGGTACGCTAACAAAATTTTTCATATTTTTTCCGCCCTTTCTACGGGCGGAATTGAACTAAATTCCCCACATTAGGGGTAGGTTTTAACATAAACTCTTTTATTTAGCTTTGTTTTCTAGATTTATGAGGTTGCGGCAAACAAAAGAAGATGTGAATTAAGTAAATAAACAAACAAACACAGCAAAAGTGTAGACAGAAACCTTTTGTTTCTCCTACTAACACATTGTGGAACTTCACTTAAACTGTGAATTTTTAGGGTAAAAATTCAATCTTTAATTGTAGCGTAGGTTAGTGCTATAAAGCTACTCGGCTTAGTAGTGGTGACTTTTGCTGTCTATTTGATTCGCCGTTTTCTTGCAATTAAACCCCTACCTTGATAGTTAATAAAAGCCTATTCTTTAAAGAAAAAGGCTTAACTCGTGTTTGGTTAATAACATTTCTCATTCAAAGAAAAAGTTTGGGTTTTTATAATTAAAGAAAAATTATAATTTCTTTATTTTTCTTTAATCAAATAAAATTTGCCGCTTAATGTGAGAGTTATTACAAAGTATTTATTTTGGTAATTATTTGAGGAAAATAACAGTTAACCAACTACATAAGCGGTGTTATAATTGTAAACAATTTTCAGTATTTTTACTGTTTTAAAAAAATTATGTAAAGAAGACATTGGTTGATTATAAGAGGAGGTTTCAGAAACTGTAGTAGTAAATATAAAGTCTGGAAATGAGATTAGAATTGGAAAGATATTGTAAATTCGGCGTCAAAAAAATAATATATGAGCAACTATAAGTCAACCACAAAAATCATCTTTGGTATTAGGCAACAAGAACAGTAAGTGACTCAAGTTAATCTCTTTAAAGTTAAATAGGATAAAAAATAAAGCAATGGATATTTCTATTTTGGTCTTTGGAAAAAATAACTTTATCGCCACACTTCCAGATCAGATCCTTTATGCGATGGCTTCTAGTGTAGAAATTATACACAATCTGAATCAGGCAGTGTCCCGGATTCAAATGACACCCCCTGATATAATACTTGTGCAGGCTAGTCAGGATGGCAGTATAAAACTTTGCAGTTGGTTGAAAGACCAGACAAAACTATCCTCGATATACTGTATTCTCCTCGAGGATCGTCCAGAGCAGCTTGCTGATAGAAATAAGGGTTGGCACAGGGAATTAGAGATGACTGCTGCGGCATTAAAGCAAGGAGCCGATGCTTATATTTGGCATGTTATTGATGAAAAAATAGACCATAGCTTGACAGAATTGACTGCCAATCATGGACTAATACTTGCTCAATTGACTGTTGGCTTGCGAAAAGCCCAAAAATACCGAGATTTGATTCGGACAAATGATATGTTATCAGCGATCGCCTTAGCCGATTCGTTGACAGAATTAAATAATCGTCGTGCTTTAGAATGGGACTTACCCAGGCAAATAAAAAAAGCTAGAACTCAAAAGACTCCCATGAGTTTGATTATTCTAGATGTAGATCATTTCAAAAAAGTTAATGATACTCACGGGCATTTAATAGGCGATTCGCGTCTTGCAACTACTATGTAAGCGTCTGCGACACAATCTGCGCTGTCAAGACACAGCATTTCGCTATGGTGGCGAAGAATTTGTGATTATTTTGGCTAACACTACCGGTGAGGAAGCACTAGTTGTCGCCCGTCGTCTTAATCGGGTAGTCTGCGAGGAACCATTTTCAATCAGTAATAAATTGACAATTAATGTCACCATTAGTCTAGGCATAGGCTGTTTACAAGCTGAGGATGATGAGCAAGGAGTAAGTTTGTTGCATCATGCCGATCAATGCTTGCTACAAGCTAAAACTACTGGACGTAATCGGGTTATTGCCTCGAACTATTTATCTCATATCCCACATCTAAATGCTGTTTCTTCTTAAAATTGGGCATTAGTCATTAGTCATTTGTCATTTGTCATTTGTCATTAGTCATTTGTCATTAATTATTCTTCCCCTGCTCTCCCTGCTCCCTCATCCCCCACTCTTGTACAGACGCGATTAATCGCGTCTCTCTTGTACGCGATTAATCGCGTCTCCTAACTGGGCATGACAATCTTCTACCGAAGTGCGTTGTCGCATGGCATTAACTAAAGCCTCATAACTAGGCCAATTTTCTTGCAGTAGGGTTTTTGCCTGGAGGGTATGAAACCGTAGTTTCTGCTGATAAACTGATTCAGAAAAGCCCAAAATTGTCAAGACTCCTATCAGCTTATTTTTATCATCGCCTCCCCCTTCAGCATTATTAAAAACTAGGGTTTCAGCAGCAATACCCGCCATCCAAACAGTGCAGTAGCGGTCTAGCATTTGGGCACTGATTTTACCCACTTCTAGTTGAGATGCTAATTCGCCATCATTAAAGCTAACGCCACCTTGCCCAGGTTGCCCATGTTTCCAGGCTTCCCAAGCGCTTAGAGTGTAGCCGGTAACGGGAATACCTAACAGGTAAGCAACCAAGAAATGCCCTGCTTCGTGATGGACGATGCGATCGCGGTGTTCACTTGAAAAACCAGCAATCCAATCTAAAAAGATAGTACCACCCTTGCCTTGCAAGCTAAAACTGTCAAAAGTGGCTATTCCCAAAATAGCGAAGGTAGCGATCGCTGGTACTGCTGGTGATAAATTCAATAATGGCCCCAGCAGTACCGATAGGGTCATCAGAAAGATAGATATTGCAACTAAATTTAGGCTAGTCTGGCTCATTGAGAGAATTCTTTACAATCTGCTTAATCTCTCTTTATTATCAGGCGATTGCACAGGTTTTGTATCAAGGTGGTTGTAGCGATCGCCTAATTTTTTCATCTTACACCTAATTAAACTACTGGCTTCAGAACAGATGTTTTCTCTATCACTAGAATGATGGCTGCTTTTCCAGTCGCAGACATAAGGGAACTCCAAAAAATAAATTATTCCACATTCAAGTCGTTGACTGTTGAATGTTGACTGAAAAATCGTGAACCGTCAACGGTCAACAGTGAACAATAGCAATGGAATATTTTTTTACTTGGAAGTCCCTAATGTGACGTTAGTAGGTATAAAACATCCAACAGGAGATAAATGTGGCTGAACAATTTAAAAAGGGCGATCGGGTTGAATGGAACACTTCACAAGGCAAGACAACTGGCAAAATATTAAAGAAACTTACTTCGACTACAGATATTAAAGAACACCATATTGCTGCAAATGAAGATAACCCTGAGTACTTAGTTGAAAGCGATCGCACAGGAAAACAAGCTGCTCACAAGCCTGATACTCTGAAAAAAATAGAGGAGTAATGTTAGGAAAAACTATAGTATAAAAAGTAAGAAAGGTGGGAAAAGTAGGATGTTTTTTATTCCTACTTGATTATCAATTTATTACACGCTATTTTGATATTTAAGTACAGTTCTTTAAAGGAAGTTTGGGGTAATGTAAAAAAGCTGCTGAGATTTTTAGCTCGAAAAACTTAAAACTAAATAGGGAATTGGAGTTAAAAAAATATACTTTTTTAACTCCTTTTATAGCGATACTTAAATTAAACTCACCTTTAGGGGCATTTTCAACAGCAACACATCCTTAAGACGCGATGAATCGCGTCTCTACAAATGGTCTATTTGTCGCATTCTTTTTTCAAATTTGTGTAATTTGTAACTGTCAATATTTTGTCAAAACCCTTAATAGTTATGAGGAAAATGGCGGAAAACAACAGTTTGCTGATTTTACCTCAATCGGGAATTTTAACTTCAGGATTGTGCAATTGATAGCAGATAGCTTTGTCAAATAAAACCCGCTTGAATGATTCATCAAGGTTGATAGTCGTCTCACCACTACCAAGAAAAAAATAGCCATCTGGACTTAATTGCTGCTTGATATTTTTTAGCAAGGCTTTCTTGGTAACAACATCAAAGTAGATTAAAACATTCCGTAAAAAGATAACGTCAAATTGCGGCAGAGATGACCAAGATTGCAAAAGATTTAACTGACGAAAATCAACCATCTGGCGGATTTGTTCTTTTATTTGCCAGTCATTATCTAGTTTTTGAAAGTAGCGATCGCGAATATTTGTAGGGAGTCCACGATTGATTTCAAGCTGGTTATAATGCCCCTCGCGGGCCCGCGCTAAAACCTTAGTAGAAAAATCAGTCGCAATTAAATTTACAGACCAATTACTAAGCATGGGAAAATGTTCATTAATTAGTATGGCGATGCTATAAGGTTCTTGTCCATTAGAGCAAGCAGCACACCAAATATTGAGCGATCGCTCACTTTCTCGTTGTTTAATTAACTCTGGTAGTATGTATTTTTTCAGTGCTTCAAAAGGGTGGCTATCACGGAAGAATGAAGTTTCGTTAGTGACTAGCGCCTCGATTGTCTGGGCATGAAGACTATTAAACGGCTGAGTTCGCAAGTAAGTCACTAAATCAGCGATCGAAGCAAATCCTGCCGATTCGACAATTGGCTGCAAATGTAACTCTGCTAAATAAGTTTTATCACCAAACAACACAACTGCTGAATGATGATGAACTAATTCCCGAAGATACTCAAAATCAGTGCTGCTTACACCCATAATCTGTTTAATTACAGGTCTGAAGGAGGAACTTGATTGAAACGAATTCTGTGCATAATTTCAGCTGCGATCTCATTAAGTGGAAGAATTTGATTGGCAAGTCCGGCATTAACGACAAAACTAGGCATTCCCCACACGACGCTAGTAGCTTTATCTTGTGCAAGTACCTGTCCACCCGCCTCGCGTATGCACTGACAGCCATGTAAGCCATCTTGCCCCATACCTGTGAGGATAACAGCGATCGCCCCACCTCCATAAACTTGTGCAACCGATCGCAACAGCACATCGACTGAAGGACGACAAGAATTTTCGGGGGCTGCTTGATGGGTAACAAGTCTAACCCCAGTTTTGTCACGTTGCACAATTAGATGAAAATCTCCTGGGGCAATCCAGGCGTGTCCCGGTTTTAGTATCTGTCCAGAAACCGCTTCATCTACTGGGATTTGACACTTGGAAGCTAATTGTTTAGCTAGTAGTTTCGTAAAGATTGGCGGCATGTGTTGCACAATCAAAATCGGCACTGATAAATCTGCTGGAAACTCCTTAAGCATTACAGCTAAAGCATTTGGGCCTCCGGTAGAAACCCCAATTGCCACAACTTCCACCTGCTGTATATCCCGACAAACGGGAAAAACAACCGGATGGGTAATTGCGCTTTGTGTGAAAAATGCACCAAATACCTTAATTTTGGGAATTAAATCATCCCGAATATGTTGATTTGTTGCCTCTACACTTCCTAAGTTACTAGGTTTTGTGGCATAGTCTGAAGCACCTAAAGAAAGAGCTTCTAGGGTTGCGATCGCTCCCCTGTGTGTGGAGGTACTATACATAATTACTGGTAAACGTGGATACTTTTGTCGGATAGCGGCCAGGGTTTGCAAACCATCCATCTCCGGCATCTCAATATCCAAAATGATCACATCGGGATTAACATGGGAAATCTTGGCAAGGGCAATACGACCGTTAGCCGCGACTCCTACCACCTCCAGTTCTGGATCGCTAGACAAAATTTTACTTACTCGACTCCGCACTATTACGGAGTCATCGACAATTAGTACCCGGATTTTGGGCATTGGGCATTGGGGATTGGGGGCAGGGGGAATTTTTATGCTTGTTTACGAGTATTAAAGACTCATTAATGGAGTTCAAAGGCTCTTTAATGGGGTTCAAAGGCTCTTTAATGGGGTTCAAAGGCTCTTTAATGGGGTTCAAAGGCTCTTTAATGGAGTTCAAAGGCTCATTAATGGAGTTCAAAGACTCTTTAATGGAGTTCAAAGACTCTTTAATGGAGTTCAAAGGCTCATTAATGGAGTTCAAAGACTCTTTAATGGAGTTCAAAGGCTCATTGTTGCATTCTAAAATATATCTGTTGGCTTCCTCACCCGCCTGGAACTAAAGTTCAAGGCTAATAGCTAAAGTCTACTGAAGTAGACTAAAGATTTTTAGGTATATAGCGGTTCCCATTCAGATGCGGTACAACATTATATCGCAAGGTGTAAGGGCACGGCAGTGCCGTGCCCCTACGCGTGTACCTCATACCAATTCACGAAAACCTTGATACACATAGATTTATCGTAGGGGCATGGCAATGCCATGCCCTTACTAACGTATTTGTATCACTAGTAAAGTGAAATGGTATCACTAGGTCGGAAACAGCTATAAGCTAAAGCGAATCATTTTGGAAAAATGAATGACGATTAGCTTATTTAGTCATCTGAAGATGACTTTAGCTATTAGCAAGGAACTTCAGTTCCTTGCGGGACATGACTTTTACGTTAAGTTGACACCTGTGCTTCAATTAATACTTGAACTGATTGACGACTTTCTGCAAATCTACTGCCATTCGAGATAATTCTGTAGCTGCCTCTAAGGTATTACTGGTTCCAGTAGTCGTACTTTGAGTATTGAGTGCCACAATTCCAATACTTTTGGCAATATCTAAGGTTCCTTTGGCTGCCTCAGCCATATTTCGACCAATTTCATTTGTAGTTGCTGTTTGTTCTTCAATAGCACTGGCGATCGTGCTTTGGAAGTCGTTGATTTGATTGATAATACTAGTAATCTGAGTGATGGCTTGAACGGCGCTTTTTGTATCTGTTTGAATTGCTTCAATTCGCAAGCTTATATCTTCAGTAGCATTTGCCGTTTGTTTGGCTAATTCTTTCACCTCGTTGGCGACTACGGCAAATCCTCTACCGGCATCCCCGGCTCTAGCCGCCTCAATGGTAGCATTGAGTGCTAGCAGGTTTGTTTGCCCTGCGATCGCGGTAATGACTTTAATAACTTTGCCAATTTCGATGCTGCTTTGACCGAGTTTGTTAATTGTCTCATTGGTGCGGTCAGCTGTTTTAACTGCCTCAGTCGTTACCTTTGCTCCTTGAGTAACGGTCTTAGCAATTTCTCGAATGCTAGCATTCATCTCTTCCACGGCAGTCACAACTGTATTAGTATTCTGACTTACCTGTTCAGCAGAAGCAGACGCAGAAGTGGCCTGTTCGGCTGTTTGTTCGGCGTTCTCAGTCATTTCTTTGCTGACTGCGGTCAGTTCTTCTGCTGAAGATGCAACTGCTGTTGCCACCTCTGTCATCTGTCTGATTGAAGACTGTAGGCTGCTAATCATCTGATTTGCATTATCCGTGAGCTGCTTAAACTCTCCTGCATTGCTTGCCTCGATTTGCTTGGATAAATTTCCTTGAGCAACGGCAAGGCTGACCTCATTAATACCTTTTATCTGCTCTCTTAAATTTGTAGACATCTGATTCAAGTTGTCGAGTGATTCTTTCCAACTCCCACCTGCTCCTTTGACAACGGCTTGAGAACCAAGCTTCCCTTCAATACCAATCTCGGATGCCAAGCGATTAACTTCGTTAGCAAAGTTTTGATTTAAACTCACCAATTCATTAAAAACTGAGGTAATTTCACCCAGTTCATTATTCTCATCAGCTAAACGAACGCTAAAATCACCGTTTTTTACAGCCTTTAGTGCTATTAATAACGCTTGCAATTGCACTTTTATCACACTGTCATCAGCCGATTGTGAATCTGCACTATCCACCGAGGCAGATTTAGAGTTGGGTGTTTTCCCAGCCCGATTTGTAGTCATTGCAAAGCGCTCCTCAATTATTCGATAATCTGATTTATTAAATTAACATCTAGAATTTTCTCGGCGTCTAGAACTAACAGAAATCCCTCTGGGAGCGGGTAAGCTCCTGCTAGCATCTGACGTATTTTACCTTTTAACGTTGCGGGTGGGGGTTGAAAGGTGTTTTGTGCGAACTCTAGAACATCTCCCACGCGATCGACTAGCAGACTAACTACTTCATTATCAGAACACACAATGACATTAAATCCCTGCGGTTCATCTACCTGATTTTTCACGGGATCTGGAAAACCTCTCTCCAAACCTCTCTCCTGCAAGGAGAGAGGCTTTGAATTCTCCCCCTTCCTTTGTAGAGAAGGGAGGTTTCGCGTTGGTTTTTCCACATAGTGTGAATCAAGCTCATCTCCAAGTTTTGTAGTTGATTGTGTCTGCGGTTCGTTCATCTCTAATCGACGCTGCAAATCGATGACAGTAATAATTTGTCCACGTAAATTAATTAACCCACAGATATCTGGTGGTGCTAAAGGTACACGAGTCATTGCTTGGGGACGAATCACTTCTTGAACGTGTTGCACGTCAATACCAAAGTAAGCTCCTTTAAGAAAAAATGTGCAAATTTGTTGTTCAGTCATGAGTAGCCAGTTGCAGCAAATGAGGGTTGGCAATCCGAATTACAGTCTCAATGTCAATAATTTCTGTGATTTGTCCTTGAATTACAGCACAGAAAAGCACACCAGGTCTACTAGGAATACCTTTAATGGTTAGTGGTTCTTCCACAATATCAAGAATGCGATCGACTACTAGCCCAACACTGAGTTCTGAGTATGGAGAGACAATAACTATCTGGAGCGTTTCTGTAACTGTCGCCAAAGCCTGATCATTAAAGCGATCGCCAACGCAAAATATCTGATAAAGATCAATCAGTGGCAAAATTCGCCCGTAAGACTGGAAGACATGCTGATTACCCACTTTTTCGACAGCAGAAGCAAGAATCTCCTCAAGCCGAAATGCGATCGCTAGTGGAATGCCCATACGTGCGCCTTGGGGCCCTTCAAAGAGTAAAATTGTTTGGCGTGAGCCTGCTTGCTTTTGGCTATTTGCAGCATTTTCGCTCAACAACTGCTTTTTGGCGGTTATACCAGTTTGGTTTGCCAGACCGACAACATCAATAATTAATGCCACTGTGCCATCCCCTAAAACGGTGGCTCCTGCAAATAGGGATAGCGCCTTTAACTGTCTTCCCAAAGGTTTAACTACAATATCTTGGATGTCTTCGATTGTGTCCACAACCAGTCCAAAGCGATAATTATCAACTTCCACAATTACCAGACTGAGTGTTTCTAAGTTCCTAAGACTATCCTGTTGCAATACTTCATTGAGGTAAATCAAGGGCACAAGATTACCCCGCAAGCGATACACTGGTACATCGTATAACATCTCAATACTATTGAGTGCTTCTAGGCGTACTAGTTCTAGTAAACTCCCTTGGGGAATAGCATAGCGTAGACGCGGAGCGGCTTGTCGTGAGACATCGCCACCACTGCTGACAATCAATGCTGGAATAATTGCCAATGTCAGGGGAATCTTGATTTTAAAGGTCGTTCCTTGTCCCTGTTGGCTGTAAATTTCAACCGTTCCGTTAATCTTCTCAATATTGCTCTTGACAATATCCATCCCAACCCCACGCCCGGAAAGGTGAGTTACCTGTTGAGCAGTCGAGAAGCCGGATAAAAAAATTAAGTTCATCACTTCTGATTCGCTCATGGTTGCAGCTTGCACAGCGTTGACTAAACCAAGTTGCTGCGATCGCTCTTTGAGCCGTTCTAAATTCAGACCGCGACCATCATCGCCAATTTCAATATTGACTTTGCCGCTTTCGTGAAAGGCTCTGAGAAATAGCCGTCCTACCCTTGGCTTTCCACAAGCAACGCGCTCGGCTGGTAATTCAATGCCATGATCGATGCAATTGCGTAATAAGTGTGTTAAGGGGTCTTTAATTGTTTCAATAATACTTTTGTCTAGTTCAGTCTCTGTTCCCTCCATTTCTACTTCAACTTCTTTACCGGAAGCGATCGCTAAATCGCGGGTGACGCGAGGGAACTTTTGCCAAATGGAACTAATTGGTTGCAGCCGAGTTTTCATCACCCCTTCTTGCAACTGGGCTGTAAGTAAATTCAGGTGCTGGCAGGTAGCAGCAAAACTATTATCTTTAAACTTCGTACTAAATCCAATTACCTGGTTACGGGCTAAAACGAGTTCACCCACTAGGTTCATCATCTGATCTAGTAGATTAACATTGACTCGGATATAAGCAGATTCTGATGTTGTCGTTGATATTTCTGTGAGTTCGTGATTGACAGACTCAACATCACTACCTGCTGTATCTATTTGTGGCGTTTGTATATTAACAATAGGCTCATGGGATTGAGAGGGTTTTGGAGTCTGTTTAGTTTCTGACAATCGGGTTAAAGCCGCGATCAGTGCTGAATAATCGCGTAGGCGCAGCCCGTCGTAGACATCGCCATCATGCTTTGTAGCTTGAATTTGAGACAAGATTTGCCGAATGCCGTCAACTGTTTGTAGTAAAATACTAATAATGTCAGGGGTGATTGCGATCGTGCGATCGCGCAGACACGAGAGCAAATTCTCTCCAGCATGAGCAAGTGATTCCAAATTAGGAAACGGTAAAAAGCCGCAATTTCCTTTAAGCGTATGGAGTGAGCGATAAATCCGAACTAATGCTTCTCCATCACCAGATGCTTTCTCTAGCTCAATAATATCGCCTTCAATTTGATTCAAGTTCTCATAGCTTTCAACAAGAAATGCTTCTATATCATCGTCAATTTCATTTAACTCCATTGGTTAATAAAGTAAAGTTTTATATATATTATTTTAATACTAATTTAATATTCCACCTCTGCAATCTCTATCGAAAGAGAGATGTTTGTCTTGTCTCAGGATGAAGACATTATATTTGCCTTAATGATATAGTTAAAAGACAGGCAATCTTATCGTTGCCATTCAA contains:
- a CDS encoding ATP-dependent Zn protease — encoded protein: MSQTSLNLVAISIFLMTLSVLLGPLLNLSPAVPAIATFAILGIATFDSFSLQGKGGTIFLDWIAGFSSEHRDRIVHHEAGHFLVAYLLGIPVTGYTLSAWEAWKHGQPGQGGVSFNDGELASQLEVGKISAQMLDRYCTVWMAGIAAETLVFNNAEGGGDDKNKLIGVLTILGFSESVYQQKLRFHTLQAKTLLQENWPSYEALVNAMRQRTSVEDCHAQLGDAINRVQERRD
- a CDS encoding DUF2945 domain-containing protein, with translation MAEQFKKGDRVEWNTSQGKTTGKILKKLTSTTDIKEHHIAANEDNPEYLVESDRTGKQAAHKPDTLKKIEE
- a CDS encoding CheR family methyltransferase; the encoded protein is MGVSSTDFEYLRELVHHHSAVVLFGDKTYLAELHLQPIVESAGFASIADLVTYLRTQPFNSLHAQTIEALVTNETSFFRDSHPFEALKKYILPELIKQRESERSLNIWCAACSNGQEPYSIAILINEHFPMLSNWSVNLIATDFSTKVLARAREGHYNQLEINRGLPTNIRDRYFQKLDNDWQIKEQIRQMVDFRQLNLLQSWSSLPQFDVIFLRNVLIYFDVVTKKALLKNIKQQLSPDGYFFLGSGETTINLDESFKRVLFDKAICYQLHNPEVKIPD
- a CDS encoding protein-glutamate methylesterase/protein-glutamine glutaminase; translation: MPKIRVLIVDDSVIVRSRVSKILSSDPELEVVGVAANGRIALAKISHVNPDVIILDIEMPEMDGLQTLAAIRQKYPRLPVIMYSTSTHRGAIATLEALSLGASDYATKPSNLGSVEATNQHIRDDLIPKIKVFGAFFTQSAITHPVVFPVCRDIQQVEVVAIGVSTGGPNALAVMLKEFPADLSVPILIVQHMPPIFTKLLAKQLASKCQIPVDEAVSGQILKPGHAWIAPGDFHLIVQRDKTGVRLVTHQAAPENSCRPSVDVLLRSVAQVYGGGAIAVILTGMGQDGLHGCQCIREAGGQVLAQDKATSVVWGMPSFVVNAGLANQILPLNEIAAEIMHRIRFNQVPPSDL
- a CDS encoding methyl-accepting chemotaxis protein: MTTNRAGKTPNSKSASVDSADSQSADDSVIKVQLQALLIALKAVKNGDFSVRLADENNELGEITSVFNELVSLNQNFANEVNRLASEIGIEGKLGSQAVVKGAGGSWKESLDNLNQMSTNLREQIKGINEVSLAVAQGNLSKQIEASNAGEFKQLTDNANQMISSLQSSIRQMTEVATAVASSAEELTAVSKEMTENAEQTAEQATSASASAEQVSQNTNTVVTAVEEMNASIREIAKTVTQGAKVTTEAVKTADRTNETINKLGQSSIEIGKVIKVITAIAGQTNLLALNATIEAARAGDAGRGFAVVANEVKELAKQTANATEDISLRIEAIQTDTKSAVQAITQITSIINQINDFQSTIASAIEEQTATTNEIGRNMAEAAKGTLDIAKSIGIVALNTQSTTTGTSNTLEAATELSRMAVDLQKVVNQFKY
- a CDS encoding chemotaxis protein CheW; its protein translation is MTEQQICTFFLKGAYFGIDVQHVQEVIRPQAMTRVPLAPPDICGLINLRGQIITVIDLQRRLEMNEPQTQSTTKLGDELDSHYVEKPTRNLPSLQRKGENSKPLSLQERGLERGFPDPVKNQVDEPQGFNVIVCSDNEVVSLLVDRVGDVLEFAQNTFQPPPATLKGKIRQMLAGAYPLPEGFLLVLDAEKILDVNLINQIIE
- a CDS encoding chemotaxis protein CheA, with amino-acid sequence MELNEIDDDIEAFLVESYENLNQIEGDIIELEKASGDGEALVRIYRSLHTLKGNCGFLPFPNLESLAHAGENLLSCLRDRTIAITPDIISILLQTVDGIRQILSQIQATKHDGDVYDGLRLRDYSALIAALTRLSETKQTPKPSQSHEPIVNIQTPQIDTAGSDVESVNHELTEISTTTSESAYIRVNVNLLDQMMNLVGELVLARNQVIGFSTKFKDNSFAATCQHLNLLTAQLQEGVMKTRLQPISSIWQKFPRVTRDLAIASGKEVEVEMEGTETELDKSIIETIKDPLTHLLRNCIDHGIELPAERVACGKPRVGRLFLRAFHESGKVNIEIGDDGRGLNLERLKERSQQLGLVNAVQAATMSESEVMNLIFLSGFSTAQQVTHLSGRGVGMDIVKSNIEKINGTVEIYSQQGQGTTFKIKIPLTLAIIPALIVSSGGDVSRQAAPRLRYAIPQGSLLELVRLEALNSIEMLYDVPVYRLRGNLVPLIYLNEVLQQDSLRNLETLSLVIVEVDNYRFGLVVDTIEDIQDIVVKPLGRQLKALSLFAGATVLGDGTVALIIDVVGLANQTGITAKKQLLSENAANSQKQAGSRQTILLFEGPQGARMGIPLAIAFRLEEILASAVEKVGNQHVFQSYGRILPLIDLYQIFCVGDRFNDQALATVTETLQIVIVSPYSELSVGLVVDRILDIVEEPLTIKGIPSRPGVLFCAVIQGQITEIIDIETVIRIANPHLLQLATHD